In one window of Eleutherodactylus coqui strain aEleCoq1 chromosome 10, aEleCoq1.hap1, whole genome shotgun sequence DNA:
- the LOC136580493 gene encoding lymphotoxin-beta-like isoform X1: MSSAMTANWIQLLPFLMALVPLSVPAAEAKKQSSLKPGGKAANQRSNWQKQNHRKPAAHLIGKNPSLKNTLSWMSEAEVAFTRKIKLPTNTTIVTPREGLYYVYCQIGFEGSDTNLTLLSQVITWHDSINENVTLVLGTESVAGPSLPRQTWRASLTLGSLANLQKGERLYVHVSHPELVDYTEGKTFFGIVLVS; this comes from the exons ATGAGTTCAGCAATGACGGCAAACTGGATTCAGCTACTGCCATTCCTTATGGCCCTTGTGCCATTGTCAGTACCCGCTGCAGAGGCCAAAAAGCAG TCATCACTCAAACCGGGCGGAAAAG cagccaatcagaggagtaACTGGCAGAAGCAGAACCATAGAAAGCCGGCAGCACATCTAATCG GGAAGAATCCATCACTGAAGAATACCCTGTCATGGATGTCAGAGGCCGAAGTGGCATTTACCCGCAAAATTAAGCTCCCTACAAATACAACCATAGTAACCCCCAGAGAAGGCCTTTACTATGTCTACTGCCAAATTGGTTTTGAAGGATCGGACACCAATTTAACATTGCTCAGCCAAGTCATCACCTGGCATGACTCCATTAATGAAAATGTTACCTTGGTCCTTGGCACAGAAAGTGTAGCTGGTCCATCTTTACCTCGACAAACATGGCGTGCCAGCCTCACTCTAGGAAGTCTGGCAAATCTCCAGAAAGGAGAAAGGCTATATGTGCACGTCAGCCATCCTGAGCTTGTAGATTATACAGAGGGAAAGACATTTTTTGGGATTGTCCTGGTATCTTGA
- the LOC136580493 gene encoding lymphotoxin-beta-like isoform X2 encodes MTANWIQLLPFLMALVPLSVPAAEAKKQSSLKPGGKANQRSNWQKQNHRKPAAHLIGKNPSLKNTLSWMSEAEVAFTRKIKLPTNTTIVTPREGLYYVYCQIGFEGSDTNLTLLSQVITWHDSINENVTLVLGTESVAGPSLPRQTWRASLTLGSLANLQKGERLYVHVSHPELVDYTEGKTFFGIVLVS; translated from the exons ATGACGGCAAACTGGATTCAGCTACTGCCATTCCTTATGGCCCTTGTGCCATTGTCAGTACCCGCTGCAGAGGCCAAAAAGCAG TCATCACTCAAACCGGGCGGAAAAG ccaatcagaggagtaACTGGCAGAAGCAGAACCATAGAAAGCCGGCAGCACATCTAATCG GGAAGAATCCATCACTGAAGAATACCCTGTCATGGATGTCAGAGGCCGAAGTGGCATTTACCCGCAAAATTAAGCTCCCTACAAATACAACCATAGTAACCCCCAGAGAAGGCCTTTACTATGTCTACTGCCAAATTGGTTTTGAAGGATCGGACACCAATTTAACATTGCTCAGCCAAGTCATCACCTGGCATGACTCCATTAATGAAAATGTTACCTTGGTCCTTGGCACAGAAAGTGTAGCTGGTCCATCTTTACCTCGACAAACATGGCGTGCCAGCCTCACTCTAGGAAGTCTGGCAAATCTCCAGAAAGGAGAAAGGCTATATGTGCACGTCAGCCATCCTGAGCTTGTAGATTATACAGAGGGAAAGACATTTTTTGGGATTGTCCTGGTATCTTGA